The Terriglobales bacterium genome includes a window with the following:
- a CDS encoding MtrB/PioB family outer membrane beta-barrel protein, translated as MTQRPVLIVGIVMMFTLQISAQQTAGSAVQNAGAGVQGTAAQAGSNTGQTTNPAKPNAASEPAAEVESPVSGHNMVEFGVRNYWGNVYGRPDLPFNPNLRTSKLNEYSDIRNNFIVRRARVNFEDVLGTHYYVNYQTQSTLYRNQSHLATFGEWNLFKLQFRYDEIPHIYSNTTRILYTQTGPGVYTIPLIVRQSLQIASSTGTAAQINNSLPSFVATQVIPSEQFFVPQSLRRAGTAAFTYNLTPKLNFFTSFWREHQSGSRPIGTILNSSPSAGGSSSPGSVPNRQSPGVAAELPEPIDYFSNTVRGMAEYTSKTWGAQLGYVGSFLQSNVKSMLFDSPFATADLAVQIIPPGGGCVVTAPAQNCSIGAVPAHGQMALYPDNQAHYLHFATAFDVGKYIHVMGLVMPGWLRQNDAFLPYTANTAITGLPALPASSLNGQKQTLAMNWTAIAKLTKRLQLEAKYRHYDYNNDTGVLTLTPIQGDTIGANAAATAQAAPTPTDTNGRSNPGYNRKTLEFSGDYFFTQRSAVRAGWIGEWLDRSHRDAGHSFEKSFFGTVDYTPVRSLLIRISGRHADRKPDEYQDDTASDPNTGVEISCTSTSTVFTQTQRCARRFDEAARIQDRGDVLAQYDVGNFSLAGSFTTMQNDYNRRSGVNSPTALNFVSGTTNPYYLYGLLKDLAWTYSFDGSYALNPNVSMFAEYTRDHYHTRMISRSRTPTSGTQTILTCSGCDSANNDWESITRDINDTYAAGLDLYFRKRIWFSPYYSLAAGKNNVFSRALGDPTITTGPNKFVLTGASAAEDYPEVTTRIHEAVAVVKFKLSDKLFPKLEYRYQQFDNRDYQTTPMTPYMGCVGAGTIVVSSPCVNLGATTAGKVPSPFYPGFVVGDTAAARYVFLGADQPSYHAHIITATLEYHF; from the coding sequence ATGACGCAAAGACCCGTTCTGATAGTTGGAATTGTGATGATGTTCACGCTGCAGATCTCAGCCCAGCAGACGGCAGGGAGCGCCGTGCAAAACGCCGGTGCTGGAGTCCAGGGCACTGCGGCACAGGCGGGGAGCAATACGGGGCAAACCACCAACCCCGCGAAACCAAATGCAGCCAGCGAACCGGCTGCGGAAGTTGAGTCCCCGGTTTCCGGGCACAACATGGTGGAGTTTGGAGTTCGCAACTACTGGGGCAATGTGTACGGCCGGCCCGATTTGCCGTTCAATCCGAACCTGCGGACGTCGAAGCTGAATGAGTACAGCGATATCCGTAACAACTTCATCGTTCGCCGCGCCCGCGTCAATTTTGAGGATGTCCTGGGCACGCATTACTACGTTAACTACCAAACGCAAAGCACCCTGTATCGCAACCAGAGCCACCTGGCGACCTTTGGCGAATGGAACTTGTTCAAGCTGCAGTTCCGCTACGACGAGATCCCGCACATTTATTCCAACACCACTCGAATTCTGTACACGCAAACCGGTCCCGGCGTTTACACCATCCCGCTGATCGTCCGACAGAGTTTGCAAATTGCTTCCTCGACCGGGACTGCTGCCCAGATCAACAATAGCCTGCCGAGCTTCGTGGCAACTCAGGTCATACCGAGCGAGCAGTTTTTCGTGCCACAAAGCTTGCGACGCGCCGGGACAGCAGCATTTACATACAACCTCACTCCAAAGTTGAACTTTTTCACCTCGTTCTGGCGCGAGCACCAAAGCGGGTCACGACCCATTGGAACAATCCTCAATAGCAGCCCTTCTGCAGGCGGGAGCAGTTCACCGGGGAGTGTTCCAAATCGGCAAAGTCCGGGAGTGGCGGCGGAACTGCCCGAGCCGATCGATTATTTCAGCAACACGGTGCGCGGAATGGCGGAGTACACAAGCAAAACCTGGGGAGCGCAGCTTGGTTACGTAGGCTCATTTCTTCAGAGCAACGTAAAATCGATGCTCTTTGATTCGCCATTCGCGACTGCCGACCTTGCGGTCCAGATCATTCCGCCTGGAGGCGGCTGTGTCGTAACAGCGCCCGCGCAGAACTGTTCGATTGGAGCAGTACCGGCGCACGGGCAGATGGCGCTTTATCCGGACAACCAGGCACACTACCTGCACTTTGCGACTGCGTTCGACGTAGGCAAGTACATTCACGTCATGGGGCTGGTCATGCCAGGCTGGTTGCGTCAGAATGACGCATTCCTGCCGTACACAGCGAATACTGCGATCACCGGCCTGCCCGCGCTTCCTGCCTCCAGCTTGAACGGTCAGAAGCAGACACTCGCGATGAACTGGACGGCAATTGCCAAGCTGACCAAACGCCTGCAGCTGGAAGCAAAGTATCGTCACTACGACTACAACAACGACACTGGAGTGCTCACGCTGACACCAATCCAAGGAGATACGATCGGAGCGAACGCCGCCGCTACGGCACAAGCCGCACCCACGCCAACGGATACAAACGGGCGCAGCAATCCCGGATATAACCGGAAGACGCTCGAATTCAGCGGCGATTATTTCTTTACGCAACGCAGCGCTGTAAGGGCCGGCTGGATCGGGGAATGGCTCGACCGCTCGCATCGCGATGCGGGGCACTCCTTTGAGAAGTCGTTTTTCGGAACCGTTGACTACACCCCGGTACGCTCGCTTCTCATCCGTATTTCGGGACGCCATGCCGACCGCAAGCCTGATGAATATCAGGACGACACAGCCAGCGATCCTAATACGGGCGTGGAAATCTCCTGCACTTCAACTAGCACTGTGTTCACTCAAACGCAGCGCTGCGCTCGCCGCTTCGATGAAGCGGCGAGAATCCAGGATCGCGGTGACGTGCTCGCGCAATACGATGTCGGGAATTTCAGTCTTGCCGGCAGCTTCACGACAATGCAGAATGACTACAATCGTCGCAGCGGCGTCAACAGTCCCACTGCACTCAACTTCGTTTCGGGAACAACGAACCCCTACTACCTCTACGGTCTCTTAAAAGATCTCGCGTGGACCTACAGCTTCGATGGCAGTTACGCGCTTAATCCTAACGTCTCAATGTTTGCCGAATACACACGCGACCACTACCACACACGCATGATCTCGCGAAGCCGCACTCCAACAAGCGGCACGCAGACCATCCTCACCTGCTCCGGCTGCGATTCGGCCAACAATGACTGGGAAAGCATCACGCGCGATATCAACGACACATACGCCGCGGGCCTCGACCTCTATTTCCGAAAGCGCATCTGGTTCTCGCCGTACTACTCACTGGCCGCGGGCAAGAACAATGTATTTTCACGGGCGCTAGGCGATCCGACGATCACGACCGGACCAAACAAGTTCGTGTTGACTGGGGCCAGCGCGGCGGAGGATTACCCAGAGGTGACGACGCGAATTCACGAGGCCGTGGCAGTCGTGAAATTCAAACTTAGCGACAAGCTGTTCCCGAAACTCGAGTACAGGTATCAGCAGTTCGACAACCGCGATTACCAAACCACACCCATGACCCCGTATATGGGTTGCGTCGGCGCGGGGACTATCGTGGTTAGCTCTCCCTGCGTCAATCTGGGTGCCACGACTGCGGGGAAGGTTCCGAGCCCCTTTTATCCAGGCTTCGTAGTAGGCGACACGGCGGCTGCTCGCTATGTGTTTCTCGGTGCCGATCAGCCGTCGTATCATGCCCACATCATTACGGCTACGCTTGAATATCACTTCTGA
- a CDS encoding cytochrome c encodes MTINRLFVLAIALSLLTLSASAANPTAADLYKTKCQACHGADGKATAVGKKLGARDFQDPDVAKMSEEELAKITTDGKNKMPSYKGKLTDDQIKALAKYIKEMK; translated from the coding sequence ATGACGATCAATCGGCTTTTTGTTTTGGCAATAGCCCTTAGCTTACTCACTCTCAGTGCTTCCGCAGCGAACCCGACTGCTGCTGACCTCTACAAAACCAAATGCCAAGCCTGCCATGGAGCAGATGGTAAAGCGACTGCTGTCGGCAAGAAACTCGGAGCCAGAGACTTTCAGGATCCAGACGTCGCGAAAATGTCCGAGGAAGAGCTGGCAAAGATTACAACCGACGGCAAGAACAAGATGCCGTCCTACAAAGGCAAGCTCACAGACGACCAGATCAAAGCTCTAGCGAAATACATAAAAGAGATGAAGTAG
- a CDS encoding alpha/beta fold hydrolase encodes MVCLPLLMVFLAPFLIAQQRTEADFTIRNFQFHSGETLPEVKIHYVTLGVPQRDASGHVTNALLLLHGTGGALNSFLSQRYSVLFQRGEPLDSSRYYIIIPDSIGHGRSSKPSDGLRTRFPRYDYGDMVEAQYRLVTVGLRVDRLKLVSGTSMGGMHAWMWVEEHPEMVDNLFPLVCMPTAIAGANRLWRDLAIYLITSDSEYQSGNYESEHGINQAIGMFELLMDAASLVQPNASDRNVADTLYKIWMGEASSKRDATDLVYALDASRNYNPEPNLERIRARVIAVNAEDDFISSSDQATMEALMKRVKRGRFVLLPEAAGTHGHSSGGDPSLWKQYLAELMR; translated from the coding sequence ATGGTCTGCTTGCCGTTGCTGATGGTATTCCTTGCTCCCTTCCTGATTGCGCAGCAGCGGACGGAAGCGGACTTCACGATCCGCAACTTCCAGTTTCATAGTGGGGAGACGCTGCCTGAGGTGAAGATCCACTACGTCACACTGGGAGTTCCACAACGGGACGCAAGTGGACATGTGACGAACGCCCTCCTCCTGCTGCATGGAACCGGCGGAGCACTGAATAGTTTTCTTTCGCAGCGCTACTCGGTACTCTTTCAACGGGGGGAGCCGCTGGATTCGTCGCGATACTACATCATCATTCCGGACAGCATCGGGCACGGGCGTTCGTCGAAACCCAGCGACGGACTGCGCACGCGCTTTCCTCGTTACGACTACGGCGATATGGTTGAAGCGCAGTATCGGCTGGTGACTGTGGGCCTGCGCGTCGATCGACTGAAGCTGGTCAGCGGCACTTCCATGGGCGGCATGCATGCGTGGATGTGGGTCGAAGAGCATCCGGAGATGGTGGACAACCTGTTCCCACTGGTCTGTATGCCAACGGCGATCGCTGGTGCGAATCGCCTGTGGCGCGATCTGGCCATTTACCTGATCACCAGCGATTCTGAGTACCAAAGTGGGAATTACGAATCGGAACACGGGATAAACCAGGCGATCGGCATGTTCGAGCTGTTGATGGATGCTGCTTCGCTGGTGCAACCGAACGCTTCTGACCGCAATGTGGCGGATACGCTCTACAAGATATGGATGGGAGAGGCCAGCAGCAAACGCGATGCTACCGATCTCGTGTACGCGCTGGATGCCTCGCGAAACTATAACCCGGAACCGAATTTGGAGAGGATTCGGGCACGCGTGATCGCCGTAAACGCCGAGGACGACTTCATCAGTAGCAGCGATCAGGCAACGATGGAAGCTCTGATGAAACGCGTTAAACGCGGACGCTTCGTGTTGCTGCCCGAAGCCGCCGGCACGCACGGCCACAGCAGCGGCGGCGATCCGTCACTATGGAAGCAGTACCTGGCGGAGCTGATGCGATGA
- a CDS encoding ABC transporter permease produces the protein MRPALVIDVFRRDLAYTIRSLRKSPAFALTAIVTLALGIGANTAIFTIVRSVLLRPLAYREPARLVLITPGATTMRLEELKKSARSYTDFGDYLKDNADVALTGAFTPEVIKQNRVSANFLSILGVEPLIGRSFTPEEDSPGGPPVVIISSNLWQRRFGGDPQIVGRTIDVAGFAHTVVGIMPADFKFPFPEADVWFPQPAKDINQFSPLLAVFGRLAPGVTLAQASAELQVINAQYAAAHPGMMDTKPNKPARVAPLKDSLVANVRGILWMLFGAVTLVLLIACANVAGLLLARATSRSREFAIRAALGASRGRVIAQVLIESTTLSFLAAVIGTALAQWMLHTITLASRTRSELPRIGEVRLDPLVLAFALVLSIATGLVFGLLPSFTVSRPDLVASLKSHGESGASSHRFRWFNTRSALVAGQVALSIVLLSGTALLIRSLVRLSHVDPGFDSSHLLTFRVSLSPAHYPKTESLVAFYDEVLRHIDTVPGVKHSTISLTLPMMGFPMMPVQPADAPLRKLNERQLGMIQFIMPDYFRTLGIPQRSGREFNERDKTDAPPVTIINEALARRLWPDYPQFNPIGRRILMGVRTTQYEVVGVVGDIRQGLDTDLTPGMYWSAYQVVSPTMMFAIRTEGDPLRHAEAMRRAVLAVDPAQPISAIHSITELAEQEEGQRRLVLLVLGAFAIAAVLLTMIGIYGTITYWVVQRTGELGIRRALGAPSGNILWLVVGRGLALTAAGLVIGIAAAIGLTRLMQSLLFQVSPTDLPTLGAVAVITAALSLVASYLPARRALRVDPMEALRAE, from the coding sequence GTGCGTCCTGCGCTTGTTATCGATGTTTTCCGCCGCGACCTGGCTTATACGATCCGAAGTCTACGCAAGAGTCCCGCGTTTGCGCTGACCGCGATTGTCACACTCGCACTCGGCATCGGCGCGAACACTGCGATTTTCACGATCGTGCGTTCGGTACTGCTGCGTCCGCTCGCCTACCGTGAGCCCGCGCGCCTGGTTCTAATCACTCCCGGCGCCACTACGATGCGGTTGGAAGAGCTCAAAAAATCGGCGCGCTCCTACACCGATTTCGGCGACTATCTTAAGGACAATGCCGACGTGGCGCTCACCGGTGCGTTCACTCCCGAGGTAATCAAGCAAAACCGCGTCTCGGCGAATTTTCTGTCAATACTCGGTGTTGAGCCGCTGATCGGACGCAGCTTCACGCCCGAGGAAGATTCGCCAGGCGGTCCGCCGGTTGTGATTATTAGCTCCAACTTGTGGCAGCGGCGATTCGGGGGCGACCCTCAGATTGTCGGCCGCACGATCGACGTTGCCGGCTTCGCGCATACCGTGGTCGGCATCATGCCCGCCGATTTCAAGTTTCCGTTTCCCGAGGCGGACGTCTGGTTCCCGCAACCGGCGAAGGATATAAACCAGTTCAGTCCCTTGCTGGCTGTTTTTGGACGGCTCGCTCCCGGCGTGACGCTCGCGCAAGCCAGCGCGGAGCTTCAGGTCATCAACGCGCAGTATGCCGCAGCGCATCCTGGCATGATGGACACCAAGCCGAACAAACCTGCTCGGGTAGCGCCGCTGAAAGACTCGCTGGTCGCGAACGTGCGCGGCATACTCTGGATGCTGTTCGGCGCCGTCACCTTGGTGCTGCTGATTGCATGTGCGAATGTTGCGGGATTGCTTCTCGCGCGCGCCACCTCTCGCTCCCGCGAGTTCGCCATCCGTGCCGCGCTGGGGGCATCGCGCGGCCGTGTAATCGCACAAGTGCTGATCGAGAGTACGACCTTATCTTTTCTGGCCGCGGTCATCGGCACGGCTTTAGCGCAGTGGATGCTTCATACGATTACGTTGGCCAGCCGGACGCGCTCCGAATTGCCGCGGATTGGCGAGGTTCGTCTTGATCCCTTGGTTCTTGCCTTCGCGCTCGTGCTATCGATTGCGACTGGACTGGTCTTCGGACTCCTGCCATCGTTCACCGTTTCGCGCCCGGATCTGGTTGCGTCGCTCAAATCGCACGGCGAATCCGGCGCGAGTTCGCACAGGTTCCGCTGGTTCAACACGCGAAGTGCGCTGGTCGCGGGACAAGTTGCCCTGTCGATCGTGCTGCTCAGCGGGACAGCATTGCTGATTCGCAGTCTGGTGCGGCTCAGCCACGTGGATCCGGGCTTCGACTCTTCGCATCTTCTTACGTTTCGCGTTTCGCTCTCGCCTGCGCACTACCCCAAGACGGAATCGCTGGTTGCGTTTTACGACGAAGTACTTCGCCATATCGATACAGTTCCTGGAGTGAAACATTCGACGATCTCGCTTACGCTGCCGATGATGGGGTTTCCGATGATGCCGGTACAGCCAGCCGACGCTCCCCTGCGCAAGCTCAACGAGCGCCAACTGGGCATGATCCAGTTCATCATGCCGGATTACTTCCGCACGCTCGGCATTCCGCAGCGCAGCGGGCGCGAATTCAATGAGCGCGACAAGACCGATGCGCCCCCGGTGACGATCATCAACGAAGCCCTGGCGCGCAGGCTTTGGCCGGATTACCCGCAGTTCAATCCCATCGGTCGACGCATTCTGATGGGTGTCCGGACAACTCAATATGAGGTCGTCGGCGTAGTTGGCGACATCCGACAGGGTCTCGATACCGATCTGACGCCGGGCATGTACTGGTCGGCTTATCAGGTTGTCTCACCGACGATGATGTTTGCCATTCGCACCGAAGGCGATCCGCTTCGCCATGCCGAAGCGATGCGTCGTGCGGTTCTCGCCGTCGATCCTGCGCAGCCGATCTCCGCCATCCACTCCATTACCGAGCTCGCCGAGCAGGAAGAAGGACAGCGCCGGCTGGTGTTGCTGGTTCTCGGCGCATTCGCAATCGCTGCCGTGCTGCTGACGATGATTGGAATTTACGGCACGATTACATATTGGGTGGTGCAGCGTACGGGCGAATTGGGCATCCGCCGCGCGCTGGGAGCACCGAGCGGGAACATTCTTTGGCTGGTTGTGGGCCGCGGTCTTGCATTGACGGCTGCCGGCCTGGTGATCGGCATCGCAGCCGCGATTGGACTCACGCGCCTGATGCAGTCGTTGCTGTTTCAGGTGAGTCCGACCGACCTCCCAACACTCGGCGCTGTGGCGGTAATCACCGCCGCGCTCAGCCTCGTCGCGAGCTACCTGCCTGCTCGACGCGCACTCCGCGTAGATCCGATGGAGGCGTTGCGCGCGGAGTAG